Proteins from one Nitrobacteraceae bacterium AZCC 2146 genomic window:
- a CDS encoding GDP-L-fucose synthase (product_source=KO:K02377; cath_funfam=3.40.50.720; cog=COG0451; ko=KO:K02377; pfam=PF01370; superfamily=51735) codes for MSNNDRIFVAGHRGMVGSAIVRKLREHGYTNIVTRDRSELDLVQQSDVRAFFAAERIDQVYMAAAKVGGIMANNSYPAEFIYENLMVEANMIHEAWHAGVTRLLFLGSSCIYPRMAPQPMAETALLTGTLEPTNEPYAVAKIAGIKLCESYNRQYGTDYRSVMPTNLYGQGDNYHAENSHVIPGLLRRFHEAKETNAPEVLIWGTGAPMREFLYVDDMAEACLHVMDLDSETYARNTQPTLSHINIGTGEDLPIRDLATAIGDIVGYKGRIAFDTTKPDGTPRKLMDVGRLHSLGWRAKIGLRDGLALAYTDFLASIRR; via the coding sequence ATGTCCAATAACGACAGAATTTTCGTTGCCGGCCACCGCGGAATGGTTGGATCTGCTATTGTCCGCAAGTTGCGTGAGCACGGCTACACGAACATCGTGACGCGTGACCGAAGCGAACTCGACCTCGTTCAGCAGTCCGACGTCCGAGCATTTTTCGCGGCCGAACGCATCGACCAGGTCTACATGGCCGCGGCGAAGGTCGGTGGCATTATGGCCAACAACAGCTATCCGGCCGAGTTCATCTATGAGAATCTGATGGTCGAAGCCAACATGATTCACGAGGCTTGGCATGCCGGCGTGACGCGTCTGCTGTTTCTCGGCTCGAGCTGCATCTATCCAAGAATGGCGCCGCAGCCGATGGCAGAGACTGCGCTGCTGACCGGCACGCTCGAGCCGACCAACGAACCCTACGCCGTCGCCAAGATCGCCGGCATCAAGCTCTGTGAGTCCTACAACCGCCAATATGGCACGGATTACCGCAGCGTGATGCCGACCAACCTTTACGGCCAGGGTGATAATTACCACGCCGAGAACAGTCACGTGATCCCCGGCCTGCTCCGCCGGTTTCACGAGGCCAAGGAAACCAACGCGCCAGAGGTGCTGATCTGGGGAACGGGCGCCCCGATGCGCGAGTTTCTCTATGTCGATGACATGGCGGAAGCCTGCCTGCATGTAATGGATCTCGATTCCGAGACCTACGCCCGCAACACCCAGCCCACGCTGTCACACATCAACATCGGCACCGGAGAAGACCTTCCTATTCGAGACCTCGCCACGGCGATCGGCGACATCGTCGGTTACAAGGGGCGCATTGCTTTCGACACCACGAAGCCGGACGGTACCCCCCGCAAGCTCATGGATGTCGGGCGACTGCACAGCCTTGGCTGGCGGGCAAAGATTGGACTACGCGACGGACTTGCGCTGGCCTACACTGACTTTCTGGCGAGCATCAGACGCTGA
- a CDS encoding glycosyltransferase involved in cell wall biosynthesis (product_source=COG0438; cath_funfam=3.40.50.2000; cog=COG0438; pfam=PF00534; superfamily=53756) produces the protein MHIGFDISQTGVGKAGCGYFTHAMITAMIANAPQHSYTLYPSFGGFFFDPRMPSTSPYRGEHVKYGPRHSTIEAAREFWTQDQLDAALDRPDIVHSNNFWTPVQIASSRLIYTLYDIGFAVDPEWTTEGNRVGCFDGIFRSAVAADWVVAISEYSRSHFLGMFPHFPGDRVRVVHPCSRFTNADQQGTAPAAVKDLGANAFWLSVGTIEPRKNQRMLVLAYKRYLDAGGRPMPLVLAGGKGWLMDDFQDHVAELGLSDRVILTGYISDDEMIWLYRNCYASLYPSVFEGFGLPVLEGMQFGAPTLCSNTTSMPEVAGDAAILLSPHEPDAWAQNMLDLASDDAMRQHLSLAALQRASQFDWRHSAAAMLDIYEEAMRLPKRSEMRKTTSPQSEAAQVEIQY, from the coding sequence ATGCACATCGGTTTTGATATTTCCCAGACTGGAGTCGGCAAAGCAGGCTGCGGATACTTCACGCACGCGATGATCACGGCGATGATCGCCAATGCCCCGCAGCACAGCTACACGCTGTATCCCAGTTTCGGGGGGTTCTTCTTCGACCCCAGGATGCCGTCGACCAGTCCGTATCGCGGCGAACACGTAAAGTATGGCCCGCGCCACAGCACGATCGAGGCCGCTCGCGAGTTCTGGACTCAGGATCAACTCGACGCGGCACTTGACCGACCCGATATCGTGCATTCCAATAATTTCTGGACGCCGGTCCAGATCGCATCAAGCCGGCTGATCTACACGCTCTACGACATCGGCTTCGCGGTCGATCCCGAATGGACCACCGAGGGCAACCGGGTCGGCTGTTTCGATGGTATATTCCGATCCGCCGTCGCCGCCGACTGGGTGGTGGCGATTTCAGAATATTCGCGCTCACATTTTCTCGGGATGTTCCCGCATTTTCCGGGCGACCGGGTGCGCGTCGTCCATCCCTGCTCGCGTTTCACCAATGCTGATCAGCAGGGTACGGCACCAGCAGCTGTGAAGGACCTCGGCGCGAACGCATTCTGGCTGAGCGTCGGCACTATCGAGCCGCGCAAAAATCAGCGGATGCTGGTGCTGGCGTACAAGCGATATCTCGACGCCGGCGGTCGCCCGATGCCGCTGGTGCTGGCCGGCGGCAAGGGCTGGTTGATGGACGACTTTCAGGACCACGTGGCCGAGCTCGGCCTTTCCGATCGTGTGATCCTCACCGGCTACATCTCCGACGACGAAATGATCTGGCTGTACCGCAATTGCTATGCCAGCCTCTACCCCTCGGTCTTTGAAGGGTTCGGGCTGCCCGTGCTGGAAGGCATGCAATTCGGCGCCCCTACGCTGTGCTCGAACACCACGTCGATGCCGGAGGTTGCCGGCGATGCTGCAATTCTGCTATCACCCCACGAGCCTGACGCATGGGCGCAAAACATGCTTGACCTCGCGTCAGATGACGCCATGCGGCAGCACCTCAGCCTCGCCGCGCTGCAGCGCGCCAGCCAATTTGACTGGAGGCACAGCGCCGCAGCGATGCTCGACATTTATGAAGAAGCGATGCGTTTGCCCAAGCGAAGCGAGATGCGAAAGACCACGTCCCCTCAGAGCGAAGCCGCTCAAGTTGAGATTCAATACTGA
- a CDS encoding GDPmannose 4,6-dehydratase (product_source=KO:K01711; cath_funfam=3.40.50.720; cog=COG1089; ko=KO:K01711; pfam=PF16363; superfamily=51735; tigrfam=TIGR01472), producing the protein MGKRALVTGGAGQDGWYLIDLLLARGYDVFAQSRRTVDPALHGGRVHWHIGKLTDEVFLKTLLVAAAPDEIYNLAAVSRPAISWDIPIETASLNALVPQRICEFIRHDMPTCRLFQASSSEIYGDTGAELQDEETRANPGSPYGISKAYAHQIVGAYRQHYGLHLSCGILFNHESPRRPLNFVSQKIAHAAAAAALGLTETRELDERGKPILFDGKLYLGDIGVRRDFGFAGDFVEAMHLIVRNDTPSDYAVGTGHAHSIAEFCEVAFKVGGLDWNKYVSVDQKLLRKVDSHFTQADPSKLQTQLSWQPKVNFPTLVEMMVLERIRIIKLSLLSTDATD; encoded by the coding sequence GTGGGAAAACGCGCATTGGTCACTGGCGGCGCTGGCCAGGACGGGTGGTACCTCATCGACCTCCTGCTCGCGCGCGGCTACGACGTTTTCGCCCAGTCCAGGCGGACCGTGGACCCTGCGCTGCATGGCGGCCGGGTACATTGGCATATCGGCAAACTGACCGATGAAGTATTTCTGAAAACCCTGCTGGTGGCGGCTGCCCCGGACGAAATCTACAATCTTGCGGCGGTGTCGCGCCCGGCCATCTCATGGGACATCCCGATCGAGACGGCATCGTTGAATGCGCTGGTGCCGCAGCGCATTTGCGAGTTCATCCGCCACGACATGCCGACCTGCCGGCTGTTTCAGGCTTCCTCATCCGAGATCTACGGCGACACAGGGGCGGAGCTGCAGGATGAGGAGACACGCGCCAATCCAGGGTCGCCTTACGGCATCTCGAAAGCCTACGCGCACCAGATTGTGGGCGCCTATCGCCAGCACTATGGCTTGCATCTGTCGTGCGGTATTCTTTTTAATCACGAAAGCCCGCGCCGTCCGCTCAATTTCGTATCCCAGAAGATCGCTCACGCCGCAGCAGCTGCGGCGCTCGGCCTCACCGAAACGCGCGAACTCGATGAGCGCGGCAAGCCGATCCTGTTCGACGGCAAGCTTTATCTCGGCGATATCGGCGTACGCCGGGATTTCGGTTTTGCCGGGGATTTCGTCGAAGCGATGCACCTCATCGTGCGGAACGATACGCCGTCCGACTACGCCGTCGGGACCGGACACGCGCACTCGATTGCGGAGTTTTGCGAGGTGGCGTTCAAGGTGGGCGGGCTCGACTGGAACAAATATGTCTCCGTCGACCAGAAACTACTCCGCAAGGTAGACAGCCATTTCACGCAGGCCGATCCATCTAAACTTCAGACGCAACTCAGCTGGCAACCAAAGGTCAATTTCCCGACGCTTGTTGAAATGATGGTGCTGGAGCGCATCCGGATTATAAAGCTTTCATTACTCTCTACGGACGCGACAGATTAA
- a CDS encoding hypothetical protein (product_source=Hypo-rule applied; transmembrane_helix_parts=Outside_1_24,TMhelix_25_47,Inside_48_52), translating into MEQEMVELLDHVPMLVRAYGKWPSFIYLVFVTLLRPRLFFVISAAYFAAHHY; encoded by the coding sequence ATGGAGCAGGAAATGGTGGAGTTGCTTGATCACGTTCCGATGCTGGTCAGAGCTTATGGTAAGTGGCCAAGTTTTATCTATCTCGTCTTCGTAACCCTGCTTCGGCCGCGATTGTTCTTCGTGATCAGCGCGGCATACTTCGCCGCTCACCATTACTGA
- a CDS encoding hypothetical protein (product_source=Hypo-rule applied; superfamily=161111; transmembrane_helix_parts=Inside_1_4,TMhelix_5_24,Outside_25_38,TMhelix_39_61,Inside_62_71) — protein sequence MARFWIAVKVLALYAVLGALCGWSSSSHSVKAFLLYPAYFILAGAVCLLVLASAPAVGLFLMWRSPEKTPR from the coding sequence ATGGCTCGATTTTGGATTGCGGTTAAGGTCTTGGCCCTGTATGCCGTGCTGGGAGCGCTCTGCGGCTGGAGCTCGTCGTCTCACTCCGTCAAAGCCTTCTTGCTTTACCCGGCCTATTTCATCTTGGCCGGTGCGGTGTGCTTACTCGTCCTTGCATCGGCCCCCGCAGTGGGACTCTTTCTCATGTGGCGCAGCCCCGAAAAGACACCGCGCTAA
- a CDS encoding mannose/cellobiose epimerase-like protein (N-acyl-D-glucosamine 2-epimerase family) (product_source=COG2942; cath_funfam=1.50.10.10; cog=COG2942; pfam=PF07221; superfamily=48208) yields MFENHGATSVDPVDASNIVGSLKTLMIAHALPLWADRGWDASNGGFVERLDIDGHADLVAPRRVRVQARQIYCFAKAAQLGWYPQGVEVARKGLDYLFAKAKSPDGRPGFVHLLAPDGAVLNPLRDTYDHAFVLLALAALYQLDGDAQVRAEIDSLMQFFDTALRSPDGGYAEGVPATLPRRQNPQMHVFEALIATFDATHNQAFQARAGDLFGLFVANLYDGQKQVLGEYFEQDWSRIEPVCVEPGHQAEWVWLLKGFERITGCPTGRHRGQLLASALRYRDAATGLLVDEGDAAGNISKHTRRCWPQTEIAKAWIAQAEAGEVGAANEARAALVRLHQHYLMHPVTGGWYDQFDGDGRSLVDAIPASSFYHILCATAEADRVLG; encoded by the coding sequence ATGTTTGAAAATCACGGAGCAACATCAGTCGATCCGGTGGATGCCAGCAACATCGTCGGCTCACTTAAGACGTTGATGATTGCGCATGCGCTGCCGCTGTGGGCGGATCGCGGCTGGGACGCATCGAACGGCGGTTTCGTGGAGCGCCTGGATATCGATGGCCATGCCGATCTGGTAGCGCCTCGACGCGTCCGCGTCCAGGCCCGCCAGATCTACTGTTTCGCAAAGGCGGCGCAACTCGGCTGGTATCCGCAAGGCGTCGAGGTCGCACGCAAGGGCCTCGACTACCTGTTCGCTAAAGCAAAGAGCCCGGATGGCCGGCCGGGCTTCGTGCATCTGCTGGCGCCCGACGGCGCGGTGCTGAATCCGCTGCGCGACACCTACGACCACGCCTTCGTGCTGCTGGCGCTGGCCGCGCTCTATCAGCTCGATGGCGACGCGCAGGTGCGCGCCGAAATCGATTCGCTGATGCAGTTTTTCGACACCGCGCTGCGCTCGCCCGATGGTGGCTATGCGGAAGGCGTGCCTGCGACATTGCCGCGTAGGCAGAATCCGCAGATGCATGTGTTCGAAGCCCTGATCGCGACTTTCGATGCGACCCACAACCAGGCGTTTCAGGCCCGCGCCGGCGACCTGTTTGGGCTGTTCGTCGCCAATCTCTACGACGGGCAAAAGCAGGTGCTCGGTGAATATTTCGAACAGGACTGGTCGCGAATCGAGCCGGTTTGCGTCGAGCCCGGCCATCAGGCGGAATGGGTCTGGCTGCTGAAAGGCTTTGAGCGCATTACGGGTTGCCCGACCGGGCGGCATCGAGGGCAATTGCTGGCCTCGGCGCTGCGCTATCGCGATGCTGCAACGGGCTTGCTGGTGGACGAGGGCGACGCTGCGGGCAACATTAGCAAGCACACCAGGCGCTGCTGGCCGCAAACCGAAATCGCCAAGGCCTGGATCGCCCAAGCCGAAGCCGGCGAGGTGGGCGCTGCCAACGAGGCGCGTGCTGCGCTGGTCCGGTTGCATCAACACTATCTGATGCATCCCGTAACGGGCGGCTGGTACGACCAGTTCGATGGCGACGGCCGCTCATTGGTCGATGCGATTCCGGCCTCGTCGTTCTATCACATCCTATGCGCGACCGCGGAAGCCGACCGGGTTCTCGGCTAG
- a CDS encoding putative flippase GtrA (product_source=COG2246; cog=COG2246; pfam=PF04138; superfamily=53187; transmembrane_helix_parts=Inside_1_6,TMhelix_7_29,Outside_30_38,TMhelix_39_58,Inside_59_70,TMhelix_71_93,Outside_94_102,TMhelix_103_122,Inside_123_132), producing the protein MVSKMISFGVIGLGNTVIDLAIFTFAYQVLSLPLVPANVLAWLVAVSGSYVMNTMITFHAESGRVLRRKDYLSFVASGVLGVIATTTTLVVLSHFMPVIAAKLVSIVAGFVVNFTMSHFVVFRSKPPGEIIH; encoded by the coding sequence ATGGTGTCGAAAATGATCAGCTTCGGCGTGATCGGCCTCGGCAATACCGTCATCGATCTCGCGATCTTCACCTTCGCCTATCAGGTGCTGAGCCTGCCGCTGGTGCCCGCCAATGTGCTGGCCTGGCTGGTCGCGGTGTCCGGCTCCTACGTGATGAACACCATGATCACGTTCCACGCCGAATCCGGCCGCGTGCTCCGGCGCAAGGACTATCTCAGCTTCGTCGCATCGGGCGTGCTGGGCGTGATCGCCACCACCACGACGCTGGTGGTGCTGTCGCATTTCATGCCGGTGATCGCAGCCAAGCTGGTTTCGATCGTCGCAGGCTTCGTCGTCAACTTCACCATGTCGCATTTCGTGGTGTTTCGGTCGAAACCGCCGGGCGAAATCATTCACTAG
- a CDS encoding phenylacetate-CoA ligase (product_source=KO:K01912; cath_funfam=3.40.50.980; cog=COG1541; ko=KO:K01912; pfam=PF00501; superfamily=56801), translating into MRHFDTLENCDPSHRHANLFSRLPDILRHAMQAPAYARHLKGINPATVVNRTALAKLPVLRKSDLPALQKAKPPFGGFVTGPAGSFGRLFTSPGPIFEPESTHADPWRGARALYAAGFRAGDVVLNTFSYHLTPGGFIFDSAARALGCAVIPAGPGNVEQQLELIEAYRPVAYSGTPDFLKILLDAGKAGKRDLSSLKRAMVSGAAFPKSLQDEIKSRGVDAYQAFATADLGFIAYESTARDGLIVNEDLILEIVKPGTGDPVPDGDVGEIVVTSLDSHHPWIRLALGDLTAALPGHSACGRSNMRIRGWMGRADQATKVKGMFVRPEQVAEIGQRHPELGRLRLVVARDGENDVMTLRAEAATDDGDLREAVAATLRAVSKLGGTVELVAPASLPNDGKVIADERGA; encoded by the coding sequence ATGCGCCACTTCGACACCCTCGAAAATTGCGACCCGTCGCACCGCCACGCCAACCTGTTTTCGCGGCTGCCCGACATCCTGCGCCATGCCATGCAGGCGCCGGCCTATGCGCGGCACCTGAAGGGCATCAACCCGGCCACCGTCGTCAACCGCACGGCGCTGGCAAAACTGCCGGTGCTGCGCAAATCCGACCTTCCCGCCTTGCAAAAGGCAAAACCGCCGTTCGGTGGATTCGTCACCGGTCCCGCTGGATCATTCGGACGGCTGTTCACCTCGCCCGGCCCCATTTTTGAACCGGAATCGACCCACGCCGATCCGTGGCGGGGGGCGCGCGCGCTGTACGCCGCGGGATTTCGGGCCGGCGATGTGGTGCTGAACACCTTCAGCTATCATCTGACGCCGGGCGGCTTCATCTTCGACAGCGCCGCGCGGGCGCTCGGCTGCGCGGTGATCCCCGCCGGGCCCGGCAATGTCGAGCAGCAGCTCGAACTGATCGAAGCCTATCGCCCGGTGGCGTATAGCGGCACGCCGGATTTCCTGAAAATCCTGCTCGACGCCGGCAAGGCCGGCAAGCGCGACCTCTCCTCGCTCAAGCGCGCCATGGTCTCCGGGGCGGCGTTCCCGAAATCGCTGCAGGACGAGATCAAAAGCCGTGGCGTCGATGCCTATCAGGCCTTCGCCACTGCCGATCTCGGCTTCATCGCCTATGAGAGCACGGCGCGCGACGGGCTGATCGTCAACGAGGACCTGATCCTGGAAATCGTGAAGCCTGGCACCGGCGACCCTGTGCCCGACGGCGATGTCGGCGAGATCGTGGTCACCTCGCTGGATTCGCATCATCCCTGGATCCGGCTGGCGCTCGGCGACCTCACCGCCGCCCTCCCCGGCCACAGCGCCTGCGGCCGCAGCAACATGCGCATCAGGGGCTGGATGGGCCGCGCCGACCAGGCCACCAAGGTCAAGGGCATGTTCGTGCGGCCGGAGCAGGTCGCGGAGATCGGCCAGCGGCATCCAGAGCTCGGCCGGCTCCGCCTCGTGGTGGCGCGGGACGGCGAGAACGACGTGATGACGCTGCGGGCCGAAGCCGCGACGGACGATGGCGATCTGCGCGAGGCCGTCGCCGCGACATTGCGCGCGGTCAGCAAGCTCGGCGGAACCGTCGAACTGGTGGCGCCGGCCTCGTTGCCCAATGACGGCAAGGTGATCGCCGACGAACGCGGCGCTTAG
- a CDS encoding branched-chain amino acid transport system ATP-binding protein (product_source=KO:K01996; cath_funfam=3.40.50.300; cog=COG0410; ko=KO:K01996; pfam=PF00005; smart=SM00382; superfamily=52540), with product MQTIAEPNARPAPEAAAIPLLSVRNIEVVYDDVILVLRGLSLDVPKGSIVALLGANGAGKSTTLKAISGLLKTEDGEVTRGEIMFNGERINGVDPDKIVRRGIIQVMEGRRIVSDMTSLENLRLGAFTRSDNEIGSDIEMVYDYFPRLKERTGLAGYLSGGEQQMLAIGRALMARPKMILMDEPSMGLSPLLVKEVFAIIKKINRDLGVTILLVEQNARAALSVASQGYIMEQGKVVLDGTADELRDNEDVKEFYLGGAGDQRKSFKNLKSFKRRKRWL from the coding sequence TTGCAAACAATCGCTGAACCCAATGCCAGACCGGCCCCCGAGGCAGCCGCCATACCGCTGCTCAGCGTGCGCAACATCGAGGTGGTGTACGACGACGTCATCCTGGTGTTGCGCGGGCTGAGCCTCGACGTGCCGAAGGGGTCCATCGTCGCGCTGCTCGGTGCCAACGGCGCGGGAAAGTCCACCACGCTGAAGGCGATCTCCGGCCTGCTCAAGACCGAGGACGGCGAGGTCACGCGCGGCGAAATCATGTTCAACGGCGAACGCATCAACGGCGTCGATCCCGACAAGATCGTCCGTCGCGGTATCATCCAGGTAATGGAAGGCCGCCGCATCGTCTCCGACATGACCTCGCTGGAAAACCTGCGGCTCGGCGCCTTCACCCGCAGCGACAACGAGATCGGCTCCGACATCGAGATGGTCTATGACTACTTCCCGCGGCTGAAGGAACGCACCGGGCTGGCCGGCTATCTCTCCGGCGGCGAGCAGCAAATGCTGGCGATCGGCCGCGCGCTGATGGCGCGCCCGAAGATGATCCTGATGGACGAGCCGTCGATGGGGCTGTCGCCGCTGCTGGTCAAAGAAGTCTTCGCGATCATCAAGAAGATCAACCGCGACCTCGGCGTTACCATCCTGCTGGTGGAGCAGAATGCCCGCGCCGCATTGTCGGTGGCGAGCCAGGGCTACATCATGGAACAGGGCAAGGTGGTGCTCGATGGCACTGCCGACGAGTTGCGCGACAATGAGGACGTCAAAGAATTCTACCTCGGCGGCGCCGGCGACCAGCGCAAGAGTTTCAAGAATTTGAAAAGTTTCAAGCGGCGCAAGCGCTGGCTGTAG
- a CDS encoding branched-chain amino acid transport system substrate-binding protein (product_source=KO:K01999; cleavage_site_network=SignalP-noTM; cog=COG0683; ko=KO:K01999; pfam=PF13458; superfamily=53822), with amino-acid sequence MTMKTLLSAASLALLLGGAAGTAQAQIALGHLADYSGATSDVGTPFGQGVADTYVWINKNGGINGTKVNVDTVDYGYQVPRAIAQYKKWSGSDKVAAILGWGTADTEALTGFLAEDKIPDISASYAAALSDPTGAGGKAKPAPYNFFYGPSYSDAVRGMLTWAAEDWKAKGKPGKAKFVHMGANHPYPNAPKAAGEALAAELGFEVLPPLVFALTPGDYSAQCLTLKSSGANYAYLGNTAGSNISVLNACKAAGVDVQFLGNVWGMDENAAKAAGAAANGVVFPLRTAVAWGGDAPGMKTVMDISKMSDAAGTVYRPVHYIAGVCTALYMKEAVEWAAKNGGATGENVKKGFYQKKDWVPAGMDGVCNPSTWTDKDHRPTMKVDLYRMKVSGATDAPLGDLVKNGVIKLEKVKTVDLPRKPEWLGW; translated from the coding sequence ATGACAATGAAAACCTTACTGAGTGCGGCCTCGCTTGCCCTGCTGCTCGGCGGCGCTGCGGGGACGGCACAGGCCCAGATCGCCCTTGGGCATCTTGCCGACTATTCGGGTGCAACATCGGACGTCGGAACGCCTTTCGGACAAGGGGTCGCCGATACGTATGTGTGGATCAACAAGAACGGCGGCATCAACGGCACCAAGGTCAATGTCGATACGGTCGATTACGGCTATCAGGTTCCGCGTGCGATCGCCCAGTACAAAAAATGGTCGGGGTCCGACAAGGTAGCAGCCATTCTTGGATGGGGCACCGCCGACACCGAAGCCCTCACGGGCTTCCTTGCCGAGGACAAGATTCCCGATATTTCGGCCTCCTACGCAGCTGCCCTGTCCGATCCGACAGGTGCGGGCGGCAAGGCGAAGCCCGCTCCCTACAACTTCTTCTATGGTCCGAGCTATTCGGATGCTGTTCGCGGCATGCTGACCTGGGCAGCGGAGGACTGGAAGGCCAAGGGCAAACCGGGCAAGGCGAAGTTCGTCCATATGGGCGCCAACCATCCTTATCCCAATGCGCCTAAAGCCGCCGGCGAAGCGCTCGCCGCCGAACTCGGCTTTGAAGTATTGCCCCCGCTGGTCTTTGCGCTGACGCCAGGCGACTACAGCGCGCAGTGCCTCACTCTGAAAAGCTCCGGCGCAAACTACGCCTATCTCGGCAATACCGCAGGTTCCAACATCTCCGTATTGAACGCCTGCAAGGCTGCAGGTGTTGACGTGCAGTTCCTGGGCAACGTCTGGGGCATGGACGAGAACGCCGCGAAGGCCGCCGGCGCTGCGGCCAACGGCGTCGTGTTCCCATTGCGCACCGCTGTGGCCTGGGGCGGCGATGCACCGGGCATGAAGACCGTGATGGATATCTCCAAGATGTCCGACGCGGCCGGCACGGTCTATCGCCCGGTGCACTACATCGCGGGCGTTTGCACGGCGCTCTACATGAAGGAAGCCGTCGAATGGGCGGCCAAGAATGGCGGCGCGACCGGCGAGAACGTCAAGAAGGGCTTCTACCAGAAGAAGGACTGGGTGCCGGCCGGGATGGACGGCGTCTGCAATCCTTCGACCTGGACCGACAAGGATCACCGCCCGACCATGAAGGTCGATCTCTATCGCATGAAGGTTTCCGGTGCGACCGATGCCCCGCTCGGCGATCTCGTCAAGAATGGCGTGATCAAGCTGGAGAAAGTGAAGACCGTCGATTTGCCGCGCAAGCCGGAATGGCTCGGCTGGTAA